A window of the Arachis duranensis cultivar V14167 chromosome 5, aradu.V14167.gnm2.J7QH, whole genome shotgun sequence genome harbors these coding sequences:
- the LOC107487956 gene encoding uncharacterized protein LOC107487956: protein MQSNMVLSSMEVEAAPEAKPLPPKPKFEPLKPHEMSDGQFQFRKVSVPQHRYNPLKKAWMDIYTPIYEQMKIDIRMNLKARKVELKTRPDTPDISNLQKCADFVHAFMMGFDVVDAIALLRLDELYVESFEIKDVKTLRGDHLSRAIGRLSGKGGKTKFAIENATKMRIVIADTKIHILGSFANIKIARDSLCSLIMGSPAGKVYSKLRAVTARLAERF, encoded by the coding sequence ATGCAGTCAAACATGGTGTTGTCTTCAATGGAAGTTGAAGCTGCCCCTGAGGCAAAACCATTGCCTCCAAAGCCTAAGTTCGAGCCTTTGAAGCCTCATGAGATGTCCGATGGTCAGTTTCAGTTTCGGAAGGTATCTGTTCCACAACATCGCTACAATCCTCTCAAGAAAGCATGGATGGACATCTATACTCCCATATACGAGCAGATGAAAATCGACATCCGCATGAATTTGAAGGCTCGGAAGGTTGAACTGAAGACGAGGCCAGATACACCCGATATTAGTAACCTGCAAAAATGTGCTGATTTTGTCCATGCTTTCATGATGGGATTCGATGTCGTAGATGCCATTGCGCTACTCCGTCTGGATGAGCTCTATGTTGAGTCCTTCGAAATCAAGGATGTTAAGACACTTCGAGGTGATCACTTGTCTCGCGCTATTGGAAGATTATCTGGTAAAGGCGGTAAAACTAAGTTTGCAATCGAAAATGCAACTAAGATGAGGATTGTGATTGCTGACACTAAAATACACATTTTGGGGTCATTTGCCAACATCAAAATTGCGAGAGATTCTCTTTGTAGCCTTATCATGGGATCACCCGCGGGTAAGGTATATTCGAAACTAAGAGCAGTTACAGCTAGACTGGCAGAAAGATTTTGA